GTTGCTCTCCATGCGCAAGCGCATTTTGCGGATTCTGGCGGGGTTGGTAGTTGTGGCCTTCGTCGCCCTGCTGGGCGCCCTCTGGTGGACACATCGCCAGGTCGCGGCCAGTCTGGCGCAGCTCGACGGCGAGGTCGTGGTCGAAGGACTTACCGGTCCGGCAAAGATCGAGCGCGATCATCGCGGCATTCCCACGATCCAGGCCGATGGGCGCGACGACGTGGCCTTTGCCCTCGGATTTGTCCACGCCCAAGATCGCTACTTCCAGATGGATCTGCTGCGGCGTAATTCGGCCGGCGAGTTGGCTGAGTTGATCGGACCGAAGCTCGTGGACCAGGATCGCAAGGTGCGGATCCATCGCTTTCGGGACGTCGCTCGCCGCTTGCTGACCAAGGCCAGTAGCGAAGAGCAGCGCACGATCGATCGCTACTCAGCCGGCGTCAACGCGGGGCTTTCTGCGCTCGGCGCGAAACCGTTCGAGTATCTGCTGATGGGTATCGAACCCGCGCCGTGGCAGCCCGAAGATTGCGCGCTGGTCATGTTCTCGATGTACCTGGACCTGCAGGGCGAAGATTATCGCGACGAATCCACGATCGGCCTCATGTACGACGTGCTGCCGAAGGAGCTGGCCGACTTTCTTGCGCCGCTCGGCACGGAGTGGGACGCACCAATCCACGGCGAAGCGTTCCAGACGCCGCCGATTCCGGGTCCCGAAGTCTTCGATACACGCAAGGCCGACGCCGCGACGGTGTCGCTCTTACAGCCGCGTGGCACACTCCCCCCCGAAGCGCACGTGCATCTGGGCAGCAATAATTGGGCCGTCTCCGGCAAGCGCACCGCCGACGGCCGCGCCATGGTCGCCGACGACATGCACCTGGGCATTCGCGTGCCGCACATCTGGTATCGGGCGTCGCTCGTGTGGAACGACCCGGCCGAACCCGCCAAGGAGCGACGCATCACGGGGGTCACGCTGCCGGGCACGCCCGGCGTCATCGTGGGGAGCAACGGCCACGTGGCGTGGGGCTTTACCAACAGCGAAGGAGATTGGGTCGACGTCGTGGTCATCGAAGTCGATCCGAACGACAAGACCAAGTACATCACGCCCGACGGTCCGCGCGAGTTCGAGCACCACGAAGAGATCATTCGCGTCGCCGGCGAACCAGACGCGAAACTGGATATCGTCTCCACGATCTGGGGACCCGTGATGGATCACGATCATAAAGATCGGCCGCGCGTCGAGCGCTGGGTGGCCCACGATCCGGAAGGCGTAAACATGGGCCTGTTGAAAATCGAATCGGCCGAGACGCTGGAAGACGCGCTGCGGTTGGCCAATCTGAGCGGCTCGCCGGCGCAGAACTTCGTCGTGGCCGACGACCAGGGGCGCATTGCCTGGACGA
The nucleotide sequence above comes from Pirellulales bacterium. Encoded proteins:
- a CDS encoding penicillin acylase family protein, whose translation is MRKRILRILAGLVVVAFVALLGALWWTHRQVAASLAQLDGEVVVEGLTGPAKIERDHRGIPTIQADGRDDVAFALGFVHAQDRYFQMDLLRRNSAGELAELIGPKLVDQDRKVRIHRFRDVARRLLTKASSEEQRTIDRYSAGVNAGLSALGAKPFEYLLMGIEPAPWQPEDCALVMFSMYLDLQGEDYRDESTIGLMYDVLPKELADFLAPLGTEWDAPIHGEAFQTPPIPGPEVFDTRKADAATVSLLQPRGTLPPEAHVHLGSNNWAVSGKRTADGRAMVADDMHLGIRVPHIWYRASLVWNDPAEPAKERRITGVTLPGTPGVIVGSNGHVAWGFTNSEGDWVDVVVIEVDPNDKTKYITPDGPREFEHHEEIIRVAGEPDAKLDIVSTIWGPVMDHDHKDRPRVERWVAHDPEGVNMGLLKIESAETLEDALRLANLSGSPAQNFVVADDQGRIAWTIMGRVPKRVGFDGRLPSSWADGAHRWDGYLAPEDYPRVVEPDDGRLWTANGRVVSGDMLVTLGDGGYDLGARAQQIRDDLRTLDKMTEADMLHIQLDDRAVFLERWQKLLMDVLSPEAVADHPQRAELRRYVDHWGGHAAIDSVGFRAVRTFRRRLLTQLSDVLVAPCKKIDKDFSIVKLDRTEGPLWRLVSERPEHLIDPRFKTWDELLVAAVDDVINDAAKSGGKISDYTWGAYNTTRIQHPLSVALPALSTWLDMPAQPLPGDSENMPRIQAPSMGASQRMAVSPGHEEDAYLHMPCGQSGHPLSPHYRDEHANWADGKAEPFLPGETVHTLVLKPAA